DNA sequence from the Halococcus salsus genome:
GGACGGCGACCCCCACCGCGTCGGTCGCGGGGTCGCGCGCGACGATGGAGAACGTGCTCGTACGTGGTGGCCGGGCTGGCATACCGCCCGCTCCGCTCTCCCGACAAAAACCTGCTTCGCACGGCCGCGCACCGGGATCCTTTCGGGAAATCGCTTCGATGGCGTCTTCGGGGCGGTGCGGTTGCGGTGGGAGTGGTTGGCGCGCGCTCGCGGTCGTGCGCGAGTGAGACGAGCGCCGACCGCGGAAATTGTGCGAGGGATGAGCACCGCAGGGTGTGAGCGAACGCGAACGACCGAGGAGCGCAGTCGGCTGGGGAGGCGTGTGGCGCGTTGCGGGAGCGGGGCGGTGGCGGTCGCGGTGCGGTGGCGGTCTCTCGTTTGCACCGGGCTACTGGTGGTCATCGCTCGCTACAGCTACCCCCATTCCACCCGTTGTACCCCACATTCCAACACTCGTATCCGAAACGAAAGTCGAACTCGGACGCGAACCGGTCGGTCACTCACTACCCAACGAACCGACATCCCCAGCGTTATGGTCGTACCCCGCCACCACCGACCAATGGGCGTCCTCGAAAACAAGGCTCGGGCGCGGGTGTTCTACAAGTACCTCTCGCGGGTCTACGACGAGATCAACCCGTTCGTCTGGAACGAGGCGATGCGCGACGAGGCCCTCGATTGGTTCGACGTGCACGAGGACGACCGCGTGCTCGACGTGGGCTGTGGCACCGGCTTCGCCACCGAGGGGCTCCTCGAACACACCGACGACGTCCACGGGCTCGACCAGAGCCCCCACCAGCTCGAACGCGCCTTCGCGAAGTTCGGGAAGAACGACCGAGTCAAATTCTACCGCGGCGACGCCGAGCGGCTCCCGTTCGACGACGACGCCTTCGACGCCGTCTGGTCCTCGGGTTCGATCGAGTACTGGCCCGACCCCGTCGAAACGCTTCGGGAGTTCCGGCGCGTGGTGAAACCCGGTGGCCCAGTACTCGTCGTGGGTCCCGACGCACCCCACACCTCGGTGTTCGGCGCGCTGGCCGATTCGATCATGCTGTTCTACGACGAGGACGAGGCCGACCGGATGTTCGACGCCGCGGGCTACGAGACCTTCGAACACCGCATCCAGCAAGCCAAGCCGGGGAGCCCGCGCGCCATCACGACGCTCGCCCGCGCGCCGGAGTGAATCGCGACGAGTGTTCCTGATCCCGAGTTCGTGAGGTCTTCCGTCGTGCAGAGGACAGCGACCGTAGTGGTTCGTCACCGCCAAAAAATTCCGCCGAGAGGGTGGACGACCGCTGGAAGGGCGTGGTGACCGCCGAAGGGCATGGTGACCGCCGAAAGACTCCGAAGGCCATCTTGACCGCCAGTAGCCCGGTGCAAACGAGAGACCGCCACCGCCACCGCTCCCGCAACGCGCCACACACCTCCCCAACCGACTGCGCTCCTCGGTCGTTCGCGTTCGCTCACTCCCTGCGGTGCTCATCCCTCGCACGGTGTCCGCCGTCGGCGACTCGCGGTCGCTCGTCACCGACGACGAGCGCGCGCCACGGTGGATGGTTCGGATTCGTCGAGCGCGCTCGTCAGGTCCGTGCCGTCGCGACCGCCTCGCCGTCGACGGAGATCCGGACGGTCACCGTCGACCCGGCGGTGGGCTGTGGCGCGTTCGTGGTCGTCGCGATCGTCACCGACGCGACCTCGCCGGCGCTCCAGATGTCGTCGCTCCTGCTGTTGAACGGGCCGCTCGGCGCGCCCCTGAAACCCACCATCCCCGCCGCCGGAACCCGCGGCTGGTGGTCGAGCGCCCGTCCGTCGACGAAGAGTCGAACGGTGAGGTCGTTCACGTCGAGGCTGTCGCCGCCTACGTGGGTGAGGATGACCTCGTTGCCGTTCCGGTCGGCGGTGATGGCGGCCGTCGGTGTGTGGTCCGCGCCCCCGAGACCGATGACGAAGGCTCCGACGACCGCCGCGAGCACGAGGGTGACGACCACCAGTACTGCGACACCGACGACCGGGGCGACGCCACGCCGGGACACGCGACGGCATGGCTTCGTGTCCCTACTTCAACCTTCGGCGGGGCGGACGGCGGTGCTGGCGACCGCGGCCGTGGCCGTTCGCTCGGTCGTGCTGTTCCCACCGGTCGCGTTCGTCTCGGCGCTGGTGTCGGATCCGGCGGTTGCGTCGGTCCCGATGGTGCTGTCGGTCCCGACGGCGATGTCCCGTCCGACGGTCGCGTTGGTGGTCACGGTGACGGCTCCCTCGCCCGTTCTCGCGGTCACCGAGAGGTTCCCGTGGGGCGCGACCGTCCAGAGCCGGCCGTCGTCGCCGGTGGCACCGACCGACTGGTTGTCGATCGCTATTCGGCCGTCGGCTGGCTCACCGTCCGCGGTCGAGAGCGAGAGTTCGAGCGGGCCGGTGGGGTAGGTCCGGTTCACCTGCAACCGAAGGTCGTCGGTTCGGTTTCGCACCGGGCTCGCGGTCGGGACGCTCGATACGTCGATCCGCTGGTCCTCGGCGAACACCCGCCCGGAGGTTCGGTTGAGATAGGTCGTCAGCACGCCCTGGTCGTGATAGAGCGTGAACGCGTAGATCCCCGCGCGGCGGTCCCCAGTGGAGGTCGTCGAGGAGGAGTGGTTCCAGGCCCACGGGTAGCTCGCCTGGACCCGATCCAGCGCGTCCTGGATCCCGGTGAGTTCGCCGGCCGTGGTGTTGTTCCGCTCGCCGGGGAGGGAGGCCTCCCGGAGGTAGGTACCGTCGTCGACCGTCGCCAGCACGACCCCGACGTCGGTGGTCTCGACGTAGACCTGGAGGGGTTCGAGCCGCGTGGCGCGGGTCGCGTTGACGCCGTCGATCCCCACCGGCGCGTTCTCGATCCGGATCGTGTTCTCGCCGCGGAGCGCGCTCGCGATCCGCTCGCGGACGGGTCCTTCGAGCGCGCCGAGCTGGACCTGACGGTTCTGCGCCCAGTTGTCGACGGGTTGGCCGTCGATCTGGGCCCCGGCGAGCGAGTCCGCCCGGTCGGCCACCCGGTCCGCCGCGGTTCCGAGCCGTCCCGCCGCGGTGTCGATGTACGCGAGCTCGACGACGAACTCACGGTCGGTGAGCGTGCCGTTGTTGTAGCCACGAACCGCCGCGGCCTGGCGGGCTCGGAGCCGGGCGATGCCGGTCTCGACCCGGGCGGCGCTGCGGTCGAGCTGCGTGCGGCGGGCGCTCGCGGCGTCGAGTTCGTTGGCCCGTTCGTCGAGCACGCGCTGTTCGAACCGGCCGTCGAGGCTGCGTGTGGCGAGGGTGAGTGTGGCCGAGACGTCGAGGGTCGCCCGTCGGTACGACGCGGTTTCGAGCGCGTCGGGATTCACGGTGAGCGACCCCGTGGTGTTCGACGACGGTGTCACTCCCGCCACACTCGGTGACGCGGCTCCGTCGGCGACCGCGAACGCGGTTCCGGAGAGCAGACAGCAAACCAGCACCAGCGCGAGCGCGCGACGCATCCATCGGGACGGGTGCGCCGAACGCACAAAAACCATCGGGCCGGCGGTCGGCGGACACTTCAAGGATGGAAAACGTTTTCGCCGCGGCCCGAACAGACGGGGTATGCGCTCCCGGGCGGTGTTGGGGCTGGCGATCGCCGTCGTTGCCGTCGTCGCGCTCGCTGCACCTGTATCCGTCGCCGCGCAGTCCTCCGCGGACGAGCCGACGGCGACCAACGCCACGTCGACGACCACTATCGTCATCCAGCCCCAGCCCAACGGCGACGCACGGTTCAGCTTCGAAACCCGGTTCGTCCTCGACGACGCCAACGACACCGCGGCGTTTCGAACCCTGGGCGAGGCGTTCGAAGCCGGCGACGCCGGCATCTCCGCCTCGACGTTCCGGCGGGCCGCGAACACCTCCAGCGTCGCCACGGGTCGGTCGATGAACGTCACGAACGTGAGCCGAAACGCCACGATCGCCGCGAACGGGTCGGGCAGCGACGTCGGTCGCCTCACGCTCGGGTTCACCTGGGCCGAGTTCGCCCGGACCGACGACGGCCGAATCATGGTCGGCGACGCGTTCAACGGGACCCAGGGGACGTGGCTCCCAGGGCTGACCGAGCGCCAGACGCTGCTCGTCAAATCGCCGTCGGGCTACGGCGTCACCCGGTCGCCGACGGGGGCCGGGTTCGCGAACGGCACCGTGCGGTTCGAGGGCCCGGCATCGTTCTCCGAGGGGACCCCGGTCGTCTGGTTCGAGCGTCGTGGGAGCCAGCCCGCGACGTCGACACCGGGTTCCGACCCCGGCCTCTTCGGCTCGATCCCCCCGATCGCGGTTGGGAGTGCCCTGGTCGTGGTCGGTGCGGTGGTCGTCGGTGCCTACGCCATGACGCGACGCGACGATGACGAGCCGACTGGGTCGGATGACGGCACGGTGGAGGCAGCGCCGGCGGGGGCCGCCGACCCACCCGACCCGCCGGACGAGCCCGACGAGACGACCGTCCTGGCCGACGTGGACGAGGAGCTCCTCTCGGACGAGGAGCGCGTCGAGCGGCTGCTCGCGGCGAACGACGGCCGGATGAAGCAGGCCTCGATCGTCGACGCCACCGGCTGGTCGAACGCGAAGGTCTCACAGCTCCTCTCGGCGATGGACGAGGACGGCCGGGTGAACAAACTCCGGATCGGGCGCGAGAACCTCATCAGCCTCCCCGACGAGGAGTGAGGCTTTCGGAACGGTTAACATCCGCGCGGCGACTGGATTTTTCATGAAGATCCTCGTGACGGTGGCGGAGGTGGCGGAGGTCGAGGACGACTTCGAGGTCGACGGCCTCGCTGTCGACGACCGGTACTTGACCTACGACCTGAACGAGTGGGACGACTACGCCGTCGAGGCCGCAGTCCAGATACAGGAAGCCGGTGAGGACGTCGAGGTGGTCTCGGTGACCGTCGGCCCCGAGCGCGCCGACGAGACGATTCGGATGGCGCTCGCGAAGGGCGTCGACCGCGCGATCCGAGTCTGGGACGACGACCTCGCGGGGACCGAGTACCTCGACAGCGCGACCAAAGCCGAAATCCTCGCCGCGGTCGCCGAAGAGGAGGACCCGGATCTCGTACTGACTGGCGTCCAGTCGGGCGATTCGGCCTTCGGGGCTACGGGTGTGAGCCTCGCCGAGCGGATCGGCTTCGAGTGGGCCGCGGTCGTCAACGACCTCGACTACGCCGCGGGCGACGACGAGGCGTCGGTCCGCCGCGAGCTCGAAGGCGGCGTCGAGGAGCTCACCGACGTCGAGACCCCTGCGGTGCTCACGATCCAGACCGGGATCAACGACCCGCGCTACGCGAGCCTGCGAGGCATCCGCCAGGCCCAATCGAAGGAGATCGCGCCGAAGAAGCTCGCCGACCTCGGGCTCGATGCCGACGTGACCGAGGGCGCTGTCTCGTTGACCGAACTCTACGAACCGGAGACCGTGAGCGACGCCACGGTCTACGAGGGGAGCCCCGAGGAGACCGCCGGGCAGCTCGCCGACCTCCTCCGCGATAAGGGGGTGGTCGAGGGATGACAGTGCTTGGGATCGCCGAACACCGCCGGGGCGACCTCCGCGACGTGAGCTTCGAACTCGCCTCGGTCGGGCGCGAACTCGCCGACGCCACGGACAGCGAACTCCACTTGGCCGTCATCGGCGGCGAGGTCGAGGCTTTCGCCGATGACCTCGACCGCGAGGGCGTCGACGTGATTCACACGATCGACGAGGGCGAGGAGTTCAACCACGATATCTACGTCCAGGCGGTCGAGGCGCTCCACGACGACCTCAGTCCTGATGTACTCCTGATGCCCCACTCGGTGAACGGGCTGGACTACGCGCCGGCGGTCGCGAGCCGGCTCTCGCTTCCGCTCGTGACCGACGCGATCGGCGTCGAGCGGGACGACGGCCTCGCGGTCACCCGCGAGATGTACGGCTCGAAGGTCGAGACGGTCGTCGACGTCGACGCCGACCGGGTCGCGCTCACCGTCCGGCCGGGTGAGTGGCCACCCGTCGAGGGTACCGGCGATGCCGACGTCTCCGCGTTCGCGGTCGACATCGACGAGTCACAGGTTCGTTCGACGGTGACGGGCTTCGAGGAGGTCGGCGGCGGCGACGTCGACATCACCGACGCCGACGTGCTCGTCTCGGTGGGTCGGGGTATCGAGGAGGAGGAGAACCTCGCACTGGTCGAGGCGCTCGCCGACACGCTCGGCGCGACGCTTTCGTCCTCCCGCCCGATCGTCGACAACGGCTGGCTCCCGAAGAACCGGCAGGTCGGCCAGTCCGGGAAGGTCGTCACGCCGGACGTCTACATCGCGATCGGTATCTCGGGGGCGGTCCAACACGTCGCCGGGATGAAAGGAGCAGAGACCATCGTCGCGATCAACGACGACCCGAGCGCGCCGATCTACGACCTCGCGGACTACGGGATCGTCGACGACCTCTTCGACGTCGTCCCCGCACTGATCGAGGAGTTCGGCGGCGAGCCGCCCGAGATATAACTCAAAAGACAGTCGTTCTCTACATCTCAACCGTTCTTCTCTGAAAGGTACAGTTCGTTCGGAAGGTC
Encoded proteins:
- a CDS encoding methyltransferase domain-containing protein, which translates into the protein MGVLENKARARVFYKYLSRVYDEINPFVWNEAMRDEALDWFDVHEDDRVLDVGCGTGFATEGLLEHTDDVHGLDQSPHQLERAFAKFGKNDRVKFYRGDAERLPFDDDAFDAVWSSGSIEYWPDPVETLREFRRVVKPGGPVLVVGPDAPHTSVFGALADSIMLFYDEDEADRMFDAAGYETFEHRIQQAKPGSPRAITTLARAPE
- a CDS encoding type IV pilin N-terminal domain-containing protein: MSRRGVAPVVGVAVLVVVTLVLAAVVGAFVIGLGGADHTPTAAITADRNGNEVILTHVGGDSLDVNDLTVRLFVDGRALDHQPRVPAAGMVGFRGAPSGPFNSRSDDIWSAGEVASVTIATTTNAPQPTAGSTVTVRISVDGEAVATART
- a CDS encoding DUF7096 domain-containing protein: MRRALALVLVCCLLSGTAFAVADGAASPSVAGVTPSSNTTGSLTVNPDALETASYRRATLDVSATLTLATRSLDGRFEQRVLDERANELDAASARRTQLDRSAARVETGIARLRARQAAAVRGYNNGTLTDREFVVELAYIDTAAGRLGTAADRVADRADSLAGAQIDGQPVDNWAQNRQVQLGALEGPVRERIASALRGENTIRIENAPVGIDGVNATRATRLEPLQVYVETTDVGVVLATVDDGTYLREASLPGERNNTTAGELTGIQDALDRVQASYPWAWNHSSSTTSTGDRRAGIYAFTLYHDQGVLTTYLNRTSGRVFAEDQRIDVSSVPTASPVRNRTDDLRLQVNRTYPTGPLELSLSTADGEPADGRIAIDNQSVGATGDDGRLWTVAPHGNLSVTARTGEGAVTVTTNATVGRDIAVGTDSTIGTDATAGSDTSAETNATGGNSTTERTATAAVASTAVRPAEG
- a CDS encoding helix-turn-helix transcriptional regulator, whose amino-acid sequence is MRSRAVLGLAIAVVAVVALAAPVSVAAQSSADEPTATNATSTTTIVIQPQPNGDARFSFETRFVLDDANDTAAFRTLGEAFEAGDAGISASTFRRAANTSSVATGRSMNVTNVSRNATIAANGSGSDVGRLTLGFTWAEFARTDDGRIMVGDAFNGTQGTWLPGLTERQTLLVKSPSGYGVTRSPTGAGFANGTVRFEGPASFSEGTPVVWFERRGSQPATSTPGSDPGLFGSIPPIAVGSALVVVGAVVVGAYAMTRRDDDEPTGSDDGTVEAAPAGAADPPDPPDEPDETTVLADVDEELLSDEERVERLLAANDGRMKQASIVDATGWSNAKVSQLLSAMDEDGRVNKLRIGRENLISLPDEE
- a CDS encoding electron transfer flavoprotein subunit beta/FixA family protein; amino-acid sequence: MKILVTVAEVAEVEDDFEVDGLAVDDRYLTYDLNEWDDYAVEAAVQIQEAGEDVEVVSVTVGPERADETIRMALAKGVDRAIRVWDDDLAGTEYLDSATKAEILAAVAEEEDPDLVLTGVQSGDSAFGATGVSLAERIGFEWAAVVNDLDYAAGDDEASVRRELEGGVEELTDVETPAVLTIQTGINDPRYASLRGIRQAQSKEIAPKKLADLGLDADVTEGAVSLTELYEPETVSDATVYEGSPEETAGQLADLLRDKGVVEG
- a CDS encoding electron transfer flavoprotein subunit alpha/FixB family protein, translating into MTVLGIAEHRRGDLRDVSFELASVGRELADATDSELHLAVIGGEVEAFADDLDREGVDVIHTIDEGEEFNHDIYVQAVEALHDDLSPDVLLMPHSVNGLDYAPAVASRLSLPLVTDAIGVERDDGLAVTREMYGSKVETVVDVDADRVALTVRPGEWPPVEGTGDADVSAFAVDIDESQVRSTVTGFEEVGGGDVDITDADVLVSVGRGIEEEENLALVEALADTLGATLSSSRPIVDNGWLPKNRQVGQSGKVVTPDVYIAIGISGAVQHVAGMKGAETIVAINDDPSAPIYDLADYGIVDDLFDVVPALIEEFGGEPPEI